In the Posidoniimonas polymericola genome, one interval contains:
- a CDS encoding HD-GYP domain-containing protein: protein MPSLTAKPSTPATPSGYCALSSGLLQLSEKALASYYCLPDSGTTPQLLCSRGATPSADAMARLREQGYGRVLITEKEFPALSERLVGKTGAILTDTRLSQAERFSMLLAARSNEAETVQRLLKPIRLVGLAKQAAEDIFELLHAGRVAPAELFHAPRFGSRWLIHGANVACYSVLLGIATGIQDQEDLRRLAIAAMLHDLGQRCDGDKEYAKLTREEKQDAHDSHPQRGFEELLGDSDLDRRQLMVVYQHHESLDGGGFPVGVLQDEIAPWAMMVRVVDEFDELTTVEPGRAKPNPETAFRKLRERAGKDLNTEMLRCWMQVMSKA from the coding sequence ATGCCCTCGCTCACTGCCAAACCATCGACGCCCGCCACGCCGAGCGGCTACTGCGCCCTGTCCTCGGGGCTGCTGCAGCTCTCGGAGAAGGCGTTGGCGTCCTACTACTGCCTGCCGGATAGCGGCACGACCCCCCAGCTGCTCTGCTCGCGCGGGGCGACCCCGTCGGCCGACGCGATGGCCCGGCTCCGCGAGCAGGGCTACGGCCGGGTGCTGATCACCGAGAAGGAATTCCCGGCGCTGAGTGAGCGCCTCGTTGGCAAGACCGGCGCGATCCTCACCGACACGCGGCTCTCCCAGGCCGAGCGGTTCTCGATGCTGCTCGCCGCCCGATCCAACGAGGCCGAAACAGTGCAGCGGCTGCTCAAGCCGATCCGGTTGGTTGGGCTCGCCAAGCAGGCCGCCGAGGACATCTTCGAGCTGCTGCACGCCGGACGGGTGGCGCCAGCGGAGCTGTTCCACGCCCCGCGGTTTGGTTCGCGGTGGCTGATCCACGGCGCCAACGTGGCCTGCTACAGCGTGCTGCTGGGGATCGCGACCGGGATTCAGGACCAGGAGGACCTGCGGCGGCTGGCGATCGCGGCCATGCTGCACGACCTCGGGCAACGCTGCGACGGCGACAAGGAGTACGCCAAGCTGACCCGCGAGGAGAAGCAGGACGCCCACGACTCGCACCCCCAGCGCGGCTTCGAGGAACTGCTCGGCGACTCGGACCTCGACCGACGGCAGCTGATGGTTGTTTACCAGCACCACGAGTCGCTCGATGGCGGCGGCTTCCCGGTCGGCGTTCTCCAGGACGAGATCGCCCCCTGGGCGATGATGGTGCGGGTGGTCGACGAGTTCGACGAACTTACCACTGTAGAACCCGGTAGGGCGAAGCCGAACCCCGAGACGGCCTTTCGCAAGCTGCGCGAGCGGGCGGGCAAAGACCTGAACACGGAGATGCTGCGATGCTGGATGCAGGTAATGAGCAAGGCGTAA
- a CDS encoding MinD/ParA family ATP-binding protein → MNQQARLSQDQAVALRQLVRAARVAAGQPVDAPIAGGRTGGGRMIVVAGAKGGVGATTVSLMLARALAESGEPTLLVDANLRQADLAQLTQAPTSGRPDLADVLSGSCRTAEARIDLGNNLSLLPGAWAPAAQPDANADAVGRWLEDLAGAVSGGEHCVLDVGVGMKPWTEPLWRRACRVALVTTPDKLSVLDAYAAAKLARGEGVDTEAGLLVNRATDAPAAQGVHRRVEQTCQRFLGAAMPMLGWAPDDPRCAIDPMSASTRYARTWTHALIAPGSAARAA, encoded by the coding sequence ATGAATCAGCAAGCGAGGCTCTCGCAGGATCAGGCGGTCGCGTTGCGGCAGCTGGTCCGCGCCGCGCGGGTCGCGGCCGGGCAGCCGGTCGACGCGCCGATCGCCGGCGGCCGCACCGGCGGCGGGCGGATGATCGTCGTGGCCGGCGCGAAGGGCGGCGTCGGCGCCACGACCGTGTCGCTGATGCTGGCGCGGGCGTTGGCCGAGAGCGGCGAGCCGACCCTGCTGGTCGACGCCAACCTCCGCCAGGCCGACCTGGCCCAGCTGACGCAGGCGCCGACGAGCGGCCGCCCTGACCTGGCCGACGTGCTGTCCGGCTCGTGCCGCACGGCCGAGGCGCGGATCGATCTAGGAAACAACCTTTCGCTGCTGCCGGGCGCCTGGGCGCCGGCCGCCCAACCCGACGCCAACGCCGACGCGGTCGGCCGCTGGCTCGAGGACCTGGCGGGCGCCGTGAGCGGCGGCGAGCACTGCGTGCTGGACGTCGGCGTGGGGATGAAGCCGTGGACCGAGCCGCTGTGGCGCCGCGCCTGCCGCGTGGCGCTGGTCACCACGCCCGACAAGCTGTCGGTGCTCGACGCCTACGCGGCGGCCAAGCTGGCCCGTGGCGAGGGGGTCGACACCGAGGCCGGCCTGCTGGTCAACCGGGCGACCGACGCGCCGGCGGCGCAGGGCGTCCACCGGCGGGTCGAACAGACCTGCCAGCGGTTCCTCGGCGCCGCGATGCCGATGCTCGGCTGGGCCCCGGACGACCCCCGCTGTGCGATCGACCCGATGTCGGCCTCGACACGCTACGCCAGGACCTGGACCCACGCCCTGATTGCCCCCGGCTCCGCCGCCCGCGCCGCGTGA
- a CDS encoding dioxygenase family protein — protein sequence MDHHASELSHRFELSRRLFLRNTARIGAAAAGLAGLPSGALADLLATPRMTEGPFYPDSLPLDTDNDLLIVNDAIDHAVGAITHLSGRALSPAGEPLRNAVIEIWQVDNHGVYLHSGSNGAGARDKNFQGYGRFLTDSQGRYYFRTIKPVPYPGRTPHIHVAVSQNGHRVLTTQFFVKGEPQNQRDGILRGLSDAQRDSVVVDFRPIEGSQLGELSAECDLVLGRTPAENGEGKFPGVVARPQFNR from the coding sequence ATGGACCACCACGCATCCGAGTTGTCCCACCGTTTTGAGCTCTCTCGCCGCCTGTTCCTGCGGAACACGGCCCGCATAGGCGCCGCCGCTGCCGGCCTGGCGGGGCTGCCGAGTGGGGCGTTGGCCGACCTGCTCGCCACACCGCGGATGACCGAGGGGCCGTTCTACCCCGACAGCCTGCCGCTCGACACCGACAACGACCTCCTCATCGTCAACGACGCCATCGACCACGCGGTCGGGGCGATCACGCACCTGTCGGGCCGCGCACTGAGCCCGGCGGGTGAGCCGCTCCGCAACGCGGTGATCGAGATCTGGCAGGTCGACAACCACGGCGTCTACCTGCACTCGGGCTCCAACGGCGCGGGCGCCCGCGACAAGAACTTCCAGGGGTACGGCCGCTTCCTGACCGACTCCCAGGGCCGCTACTACTTCCGCACGATCAAGCCGGTCCCGTACCCTGGCCGCACGCCCCACATCCACGTAGCGGTGAGCCAGAATGGTCATCGCGTGCTAACGACGCAGTTCTTTGTCAAGGGCGAGCCGCAGAACCAACGGGACGGCATCCTCCGCGGCCTGTCCGACGCCCAGCGTGACAGCGTGGTGGTCGACTTCCGCCCGATCGAGGGGTCGCAGCTCGGCGAGCTTTCTGCCGAGTGCGACTTGGTGCTCGGCCGCACGCCGGCCGAGAACGGAGAGGGCAAGTTCCCCGGCGTGGTCGCCAGGCCGCAGTTCAACCGCTAG
- a CDS encoding FliA/WhiG family RNA polymerase sigma factor: protein MLIVWKAYKENPDSKAIRNQLVEEYLPLVKYNGERIWSRLPDGVELDDLISAGVFGLMDAINAFDLERGVKFETYCVPRIRGAMLDELRSMDWVPRLVRSKASKLNEAVKKLEAKYGRSPTEIELSEHMGLSVQELEKMVTEANAVNLISLNKKWYETDSYKDVREIDILEDKKGEDPTRRVQKSDLMRLVTKGLNRNERLIIILYYYEELTMKEIGATLDLSESRVSQMHSAIVQRLQGQLGRRRPEFGAAG from the coding sequence ATGCTGATTGTCTGGAAGGCGTACAAGGAGAACCCCGACAGCAAAGCTATCCGCAACCAGCTGGTCGAGGAGTACCTGCCCCTGGTCAAGTACAACGGCGAGCGGATCTGGAGCCGCCTGCCGGACGGCGTCGAGCTGGACGACCTGATCTCCGCCGGCGTGTTCGGCCTGATGGACGCCATCAACGCCTTCGACCTCGAGCGCGGCGTCAAGTTCGAGACCTACTGCGTGCCCCGCATCCGCGGCGCCATGCTCGACGAGCTCCGCAGCATGGACTGGGTCCCAAGGCTCGTCCGCAGCAAGGCCAGCAAGCTCAACGAGGCGGTCAAGAAGCTCGAGGCCAAGTACGGCCGCTCGCCGACCGAGATCGAGCTGTCCGAGCACATGGGACTGTCGGTCCAGGAGCTCGAGAAGATGGTCACCGAGGCCAACGCGGTCAACCTGATCAGCCTCAACAAGAAGTGGTACGAGACCGACAGCTACAAGGACGTCCGCGAGATCGACATCCTCGAGGACAAGAAGGGCGAGGACCCGACCCGCCGCGTGCAGAAGTCGGACCTCATGCGGCTGGTCACCAAGGGCCTGAACCGCAACGAACGGCTGATCATCATCCTCTACTACTACGAGGAGCTGACGATGAAGGAGATCGGCGCCACGCTCGACCTCTCCGAGAGCCGCGTCAGCCAGATGCACTCGGCCATCGTCCAGCGGCTGCAGGGCCAGCTGGGACGCCGCCGCCCCGAGTTCGGCGCCGCCGGCTGA
- a CDS encoding PilZ domain-containing protein, translating to MLDAGNEQGVIDKLWSVAATHAMVPAQDRRSWQNNAATPTRFDSRRTFGRYTYGRRAILLLDGRTLGVYLNDVSREGVGFFSPVQLFPGHAYTLVMPGPTKVQVDIRRCRRVGEESYRCGGRFVEGEYLPPEEAGEPAEGGGGI from the coding sequence ATGCTGGATGCAGGTAATGAGCAAGGCGTAATCGACAAGCTGTGGTCGGTCGCCGCTACCCACGCCATGGTGCCGGCGCAGGACCGCCGCTCCTGGCAGAACAACGCCGCCACACCAACCCGCTTCGACTCGCGGCGGACTTTCGGGCGCTACACCTACGGCCGCCGCGCGATCCTGCTCTTGGATGGCCGCACGCTGGGCGTGTACCTCAATGACGTCTCGCGGGAGGGCGTCGGGTTCTTCTCGCCGGTGCAGCTCTTCCCCGGTCACGCCTACACGCTGGTGATGCCGGGACCAACCAAAGTGCAGGTCGACATCCGCCGCTGCCGTCGGGTTGGTGAAGAGAGCTACCGCTGCGGCGGCAGGTTCGTCGAGGGCGAGTACCTGCCGCCCGAAGAGGCAGGCGAGCCCGCGGAAGGCGGCGGCGGGATCTAG
- the flhF gene encoding flagellar biosynthesis protein FlhF produces the protein MSSIKTYRAKNLRDALDLIRADLGPEASVLHTREVRRGLLGRMLHGAQIEVAASTTVDVPSRFAPEAVAPEPAAQQREPQPPSLLDVDYRARYREAVRLQSSPELDELGARIKQLYSDSGSDAASSRDMPDACFHAFTDLIEAGVDETTCRALLEEARRGVPDAQAHDFHALWGGIERLVADQLPTTGGIRLAEGERRIVALVGPTGVGKTTTIAKLAANFRLREHRRVGLVTVDTYRVAAVEQLRTYADIIDLPMEVVGTPREMREAIGRLSDLDLVLVDTAGRSPRDEVKIQELKSMLGEARPHEVCLVLSCTSGEQNLKVTADKFAPAGVTSMIYTKLDEATSLGHLLPVTRSHGLPVSYLTDGQNVPDDIQIARSSDLAHRLFEAPAQ, from the coding sequence ATGTCGTCCATCAAAACCTACCGAGCGAAGAACCTCCGCGACGCGCTCGACCTGATCCGGGCCGACCTCGGACCCGAGGCGTCGGTGCTGCACACCCGCGAGGTGCGCCGCGGCCTGCTGGGGCGGATGCTGCACGGCGCGCAGATCGAGGTGGCGGCCTCGACGACCGTCGACGTGCCGAGCCGGTTTGCCCCCGAGGCGGTGGCGCCCGAGCCGGCCGCCCAGCAGCGTGAGCCGCAGCCGCCCTCGCTGCTCGACGTCGACTACCGCGCCCGCTACCGCGAGGCCGTGCGGCTGCAGTCATCGCCGGAGCTCGACGAGCTGGGCGCCCGCATCAAGCAGCTGTACTCCGACTCGGGCTCGGACGCCGCTTCGAGCCGCGACATGCCGGACGCCTGCTTCCACGCGTTCACCGACCTGATCGAGGCGGGCGTCGACGAGACCACCTGCCGCGCCCTGCTGGAGGAGGCCCGCCGCGGCGTTCCCGACGCCCAGGCGCACGACTTCCACGCGTTGTGGGGCGGCATCGAGCGGCTGGTCGCCGACCAGCTGCCGACCACCGGCGGCATCCGCTTGGCCGAGGGCGAGCGCCGCATCGTCGCGTTGGTCGGCCCGACCGGCGTCGGCAAGACCACCACCATCGCCAAGCTGGCGGCCAACTTCCGCCTCCGCGAGCACCGCCGCGTCGGGCTCGTGACGGTCGACACCTACCGCGTCGCGGCGGTCGAGCAGCTACGCACCTACGCCGACATCATCGACCTGCCGATGGAGGTGGTCGGCACGCCCCGCGAGATGCGCGAGGCAATCGGCCGGCTGTCGGACCTCGACCTGGTGCTGGTCGACACCGCCGGCCGCAGCCCGCGCGACGAGGTCAAGATCCAGGAACTCAAGTCGATGCTTGGCGAGGCCCGCCCGCACGAGGTGTGCCTGGTCCTGAGCTGCACGTCGGGCGAGCAGAACCTGAAGGTCACCGCGGACAAGTTCGCGCCCGCCGGCGTGACCTCGATGATCTACACCAAGCTCGACGAGGCGACCAGCCTCGGCCACCTGCTGCCGGTCACCCGTTCGCACGGCCTGCCGGTCAGCTACCTGACCGACGGTCAGAACGTGCCGGACGACATCCAGATCGCGAGGTCGTCTGACCTCGCCCACCGCCTGTTCGAGGCGCCCGCCCAATGA
- a CDS encoding outer membrane protein assembly factor BamB family protein, whose translation MAAANPNPLRVWPAVLLVVVMWASIIVPTSLVPFGMATMWSLMVGLGGGTVGYLVWWLLASRVPWPDRVSGLLLLAALLLVGTQFLFHPTASQPMPLLTMLIPCLLSATTFGFLLSKPLPWNAARWVALAWLIMTVVVWSGVRVDGSDGTLALQLSWRGLPTAEEIFLAQRRYNRQENRSDDAATPGTDQQVSLSPGDWPAFRGPDQDSVFHGAAFPTDWGLHAPRQLWRRRVGPGWSSFAVIGDRVYTQEQRGELEATVCYNGNTGDEAWSATTPARFYKVESGPGPLATPSFSAGAVYSCGAAGAVTRMDAATGAVAWQRSLTDDLPRDAPPEWGFASSPLIVPHGESALVVVYAGNPPGDADPTGQAVVAYDSETGEPVWTAGVGDHSYCTPMLVELHGAPQLLCTSNAGLESLAPATGERLWFYEWSTGEFPRIAQPVVVDEQTLVLASGYGYGAHGIRVAHDEGRWSTETLWQSRVLRPYFNDFLLHDGYLYGFDDKFFTCVNASTGELAWPKRTRRQTQFGCGQVVLAEKSDALLVMTEHTGELVLMAPSPEGPRELSRMQVLEGKTWNHPVLAHGRLFVRNGVEMACYELPAVEIAATRTRTAELE comes from the coding sequence ATGGCTGCAGCGAACCCCAACCCTCTTCGCGTCTGGCCGGCGGTGCTGCTGGTGGTCGTGATGTGGGCCTCGATCATCGTGCCGACCTCGCTCGTCCCGTTTGGGATGGCCACCATGTGGTCGCTGATGGTGGGCCTCGGCGGCGGGACGGTCGGCTACCTTGTCTGGTGGCTGCTGGCGAGCCGCGTGCCGTGGCCCGACCGCGTGAGCGGCCTGCTGCTCTTGGCGGCGTTGCTGCTGGTCGGCACGCAGTTCCTGTTCCACCCCACCGCCAGCCAGCCGATGCCGCTGCTGACGATGCTCATCCCGTGCCTGTTGTCGGCGACCACGTTCGGCTTCCTCTTGTCGAAGCCGCTGCCGTGGAACGCCGCCCGCTGGGTAGCGTTGGCGTGGTTGATCATGACCGTGGTCGTGTGGAGCGGCGTGCGCGTCGACGGCAGCGACGGCACACTCGCGCTGCAGTTGTCCTGGCGGGGACTGCCGACCGCGGAGGAGATTTTCCTCGCGCAACGCCGCTACAACCGACAAGAAAACCGCAGCGACGACGCTGCCACCCCGGGGACCGACCAGCAGGTCTCGCTCTCGCCGGGCGACTGGCCCGCGTTCCGCGGCCCCGACCAAGACAGCGTCTTCCACGGCGCGGCGTTCCCCACCGACTGGGGGCTGCACGCGCCGCGTCAGCTCTGGCGGCGGCGCGTGGGCCCCGGCTGGTCGTCCTTCGCAGTGATCGGCGACCGGGTCTACACGCAGGAGCAGCGCGGCGAGCTCGAGGCGACCGTCTGCTACAACGGCAACACCGGCGACGAGGCCTGGTCCGCCACGACCCCGGCGCGGTTCTACAAGGTCGAGTCCGGCCCCGGGCCGCTCGCGACGCCCAGCTTCTCCGCCGGCGCTGTCTACTCGTGCGGGGCGGCCGGCGCCGTGACGCGGATGGACGCGGCCACCGGCGCGGTCGCGTGGCAGCGGAGCCTGACCGACGACCTGCCGCGCGACGCGCCCCCTGAGTGGGGATTCGCCAGCAGCCCGTTGATCGTTCCCCACGGCGAGTCGGCCCTGGTGGTGGTCTACGCGGGAAACCCGCCGGGCGACGCCGACCCCACAGGTCAGGCAGTCGTCGCCTACGACAGCGAGACCGGCGAGCCGGTTTGGACCGCCGGCGTCGGCGACCACTCCTACTGCACGCCTATGCTCGTCGAGCTGCACGGCGCGCCACAGCTGCTGTGCACCTCGAATGCCGGTCTGGAGTCGCTCGCCCCGGCGACCGGCGAGCGGCTGTGGTTCTATGAGTGGAGCACCGGCGAGTTCCCCCGCATCGCCCAGCCGGTGGTGGTCGACGAGCAGACCTTGGTGCTGGCCAGCGGCTACGGGTACGGCGCCCACGGCATCCGGGTCGCGCACGACGAGGGCCGCTGGTCGACCGAGACGCTCTGGCAGAGCCGCGTGCTGCGGCCCTACTTCAACGACTTCCTGCTGCACGACGGCTACCTGTACGGCTTCGACGACAAGTTCTTCACCTGCGTCAACGCCAGCACCGGCGAGCTCGCCTGGCCGAAGCGGACGCGTCGGCAGACACAGTTTGGCTGCGGCCAGGTGGTGCTGGCGGAGAAGTCTGACGCGCTGTTGGTTATGACCGAGCACACCGGCGAGCTGGTGCTGATGGCGCCCTCGCCCGAGGGCCCGCGGGAACTCAGCCGCATGCAGGTGCTCGAGGGAAAAACCTGGAACCACCCGGTGCTGGCGCACGGCCGGCTGTTCGTCCGCAACGGCGTCGAGATGGCGTGCTACGAGCTCCCCGCGGTAGAGATTGCCGCAACGCGGACGCGTACCGCGGAACTGGAGTAG
- a CDS encoding nitroreductase family protein has translation MDTLDAIEQRRSVKQYDSSVEMPEEDIQRLLDLALLSPTSFNIQNWRFVVVRNPEQRKRLRAAAWDQAQVEDAQLLLVLCGDLKSWDKDPARYWRNAPEAAQQQIVPMIGEFYTNQGEQTQRDEAMRSCGIAAQTLMLAAKSMGYDSCPMIGFDPQQVAELINLPDDHAIGLLLAIGKAAAPARPRGGQLDKDEVVVTDRFA, from the coding sequence ATGGACACCCTCGATGCGATCGAGCAGCGCCGCTCTGTCAAGCAGTACGACTCCTCCGTCGAGATGCCCGAGGAGGACATCCAGCGGCTGCTGGACCTGGCCCTCCTCTCGCCCACCTCGTTCAACATCCAAAACTGGCGGTTCGTTGTGGTCCGCAACCCGGAGCAGCGGAAGCGTCTGCGGGCGGCGGCGTGGGACCAGGCCCAGGTCGAGGACGCGCAGCTGCTGCTGGTGCTGTGCGGGGACCTCAAGAGCTGGGACAAGGACCCGGCCCGCTACTGGCGCAATGCCCCCGAGGCGGCCCAGCAGCAGATCGTGCCGATGATCGGCGAATTCTACACCAACCAGGGCGAGCAGACCCAGCGCGATGAGGCAATGCGCAGCTGCGGCATCGCCGCGCAGACGCTGATGCTGGCGGCCAAGAGCATGGGCTACGACAGCTGCCCGATGATCGGTTTTGATCCGCAGCAGGTCGCCGAGCTGATCAACCTGCCCGACGACCACGCCATCGGCCTGCTGCTGGCGATCGGCAAGGCGGCCGCGCCGGCCCGGCCGCGGGGTGGGCAGCTCGACAAGGACGAGGTGGTCGTCACCGACCGCTTTGCGTGA
- the flhA gene encoding flagellar biosynthesis protein FlhA — MASGDGADQGWVRRAQDLILPVAIIASVLVIMAPLPPALMDVLLAANITVSVIVLLTTIYVRTPLEFSIFPSLLLATTLARLVLNVATTRLILTGAPRLKEHAAGDVIMAFSDFVAGGDRIVVGLIIFSIIIIIQFVVITKGATRISEVAARFALDGMPGKQMAIDADLNAGIIDERQAKARREEITEQADFFGAMDGASKFVRGDAVAGIIITVVNVLGGLIIGVAQEGMSLAEAGSLFTRLTIGDGLVSQVPAFLISLAAALLVTRSSQKSNLPQEFLGQLFSRPQALMVTGAFLGVLIFTPMPRIPVAALGLSCVGLARVLGRKESEAESAKESEEESAAAAPKEERVEDFLSVDPMELELGVGLIRLADPNRGGDLLDRVQRVRQNVAAEIGIIMPKVRIRDNMRLDQNQYRIKIADMPIATDEVEPGSLLAIDSGLTTGAVEGVDTKDPAFGTDAKWISPGRQDEAEMLGWTVVEPGAVLATHLTEICRRHADEILTRDSAKHLIDELKASSPTVVDELIPGVMTLAEVQTVLQHLLREQISIRQLSIILEALGDHGGKTKDPVLLTEFVRHRLARQICTRYRDRENQLHVVAVDPGLEDQIRGGFEHNERGLFIRMAPQQIEALVDKLRGELQKLSVMGHTPIVLVSPQIRAALKQMTETHLPTLVVLSFNEVTRDTSIVTHGLVSAA, encoded by the coding sequence ATGGCCAGCGGCGACGGAGCGGACCAAGGATGGGTCCGCCGTGCCCAAGACCTGATCCTGCCGGTCGCCATTATCGCCAGCGTGCTGGTGATTATGGCGCCGCTGCCGCCCGCGTTGATGGACGTCCTCCTGGCGGCCAACATCACGGTTTCGGTCATCGTGCTGCTGACGACTATCTACGTCCGCACGCCGCTGGAATTCAGCATCTTCCCGTCGCTGCTGCTCGCCACGACCCTCGCCCGGCTGGTGCTCAATGTCGCGACGACCAGGCTGATCCTGACCGGCGCGCCGCGCCTCAAGGAGCACGCAGCGGGCGACGTCATCATGGCCTTCAGCGACTTTGTCGCCGGCGGCGACCGGATCGTCGTGGGCCTGATCATCTTCTCGATTATCATCATCATCCAGTTCGTGGTGATCACCAAGGGCGCCACGCGCATTAGTGAAGTCGCCGCGCGGTTCGCGTTGGACGGCATGCCCGGCAAGCAGATGGCGATCGACGCCGACCTGAACGCCGGCATCATCGACGAGCGTCAGGCGAAGGCCCGCCGCGAAGAGATCACCGAGCAGGCCGACTTCTTCGGCGCCATGGACGGCGCCAGCAAGTTTGTCCGCGGCGACGCTGTGGCCGGCATCATCATCACGGTGGTCAACGTGCTGGGCGGCCTGATCATCGGCGTCGCGCAGGAGGGGATGTCGCTGGCCGAGGCCGGCTCGCTGTTCACCCGCCTGACCATCGGCGACGGCCTGGTGAGCCAGGTGCCCGCGTTCCTGATCTCGTTGGCGGCCGCGTTGCTCGTGACCCGCAGCTCACAGAAATCCAACCTGCCGCAGGAGTTCCTGGGGCAGCTGTTCTCGCGTCCGCAGGCGTTGATGGTCACCGGCGCGTTCCTCGGCGTGCTGATCTTCACGCCGATGCCCCGGATCCCGGTCGCCGCGCTCGGCCTGTCGTGCGTCGGGCTGGCCCGCGTGCTAGGCCGCAAGGAGTCCGAAGCCGAATCGGCCAAGGAGAGCGAAGAGGAATCGGCCGCTGCGGCGCCCAAGGAAGAACGCGTCGAGGACTTCTTGTCGGTTGACCCGATGGAGCTGGAGCTCGGCGTCGGGCTGATCCGCCTGGCCGACCCCAACCGCGGCGGCGACCTGCTGGACCGCGTGCAGCGGGTGCGTCAGAACGTCGCGGCGGAGATCGGCATCATCATGCCGAAGGTCCGCATCCGCGACAACATGCGGCTCGACCAGAACCAGTACCGCATCAAGATCGCCGACATGCCGATCGCCACCGACGAGGTCGAGCCCGGCAGCCTGCTGGCGATCGACTCGGGGCTGACGACCGGCGCGGTCGAGGGGGTCGACACCAAGGACCCCGCCTTCGGCACCGACGCCAAGTGGATCTCGCCCGGCCGTCAGGACGAGGCCGAGATGCTCGGCTGGACGGTCGTCGAGCCGGGCGCGGTGCTCGCCACGCACCTCACCGAGATCTGCCGCCGCCACGCCGACGAGATCCTCACCCGCGACTCCGCCAAGCACCTGATCGACGAGCTCAAGGCCAGCTCGCCCACCGTGGTGGACGAGCTGATCCCCGGCGTGATGACGCTGGCCGAGGTTCAGACCGTCCTGCAGCACCTGCTGCGGGAGCAGATCTCGATCCGCCAATTGTCGATCATCCTCGAGGCGCTCGGCGACCACGGCGGCAAGACCAAGGACCCGGTGCTGCTGACCGAGTTCGTCCGCCACCGCCTGGCGCGGCAGATCTGCACCCGCTACCGGGACCGCGAGAACCAGCTGCACGTCGTGGCGGTCGACCCGGGGTTGGAGGACCAGATCCGCGGCGGCTTCGAGCACAACGAACGCGGCCTGTTCATCCGTATGGCGCCGCAGCAGATCGAGGCGCTCGTCGACAAGCTGCGGGGCGAGCTGCAGAAGCTGTCGGTGATGGGCCACACGCCGATCGTGCTGGTCAGCCCGCAGATCCGCGCCGCCCTCAAGCAGATGACCGAGACCCACCTGCCAACCCTCGTGGTGCTGAGCTTCAACGAGGTCACCCGCGACACCAGCATTGTCACCCACGGGCTGGTCTCCGCCGCCTAA
- a CDS encoding DUF1559 domain-containing protein produces the protein MAPLPTIARAAVQHRSNDASRAFTLVELLVVIAIIGVLIGLLLPAVQMAREASRRGACASNLRQVGLAAQNHLAAVGGLPAGTVAKPPPRDLTISEWTFYRWSALAQLLPYLEGGPLYDALDLSRPLYKNINAEVTDENVSAVRQLVPEFLCPSDISASIHPQFGPTNYAASTGTGGVSGTPRTVDGPFGVNSRTRPAEITDGLAKTILFSESTLGVPGQTTMDPRYDYKMMFQAPLTTAGCRSSETWNYKDPRGFSWANGEFRCGLYNHHDAPNASTPDCMGVLLAGNDQQRFTPFGWRAARSQHPSGVNAAYADGSVRFVADHVELRVWRAMATIHGDDLP, from the coding sequence ATGGCCCCGCTACCAACCATCGCCAGAGCCGCCGTGCAGCACCGCTCAAACGACGCGAGCCGCGCGTTCACGCTGGTCGAGTTGCTGGTGGTTATCGCGATTATCGGAGTGCTGATCGGGCTGCTCCTGCCCGCGGTGCAGATGGCCCGCGAGGCGTCCCGCCGAGGCGCCTGCGCCAGCAATCTTAGGCAGGTCGGCCTGGCCGCGCAGAATCATCTGGCGGCCGTGGGGGGACTGCCGGCGGGCACGGTCGCCAAGCCGCCCCCGCGCGACCTGACAATCAGTGAGTGGACATTTTACCGGTGGTCGGCGCTCGCCCAATTGCTGCCCTACCTCGAGGGCGGTCCACTTTACGACGCGCTCGACCTCTCCAGGCCGCTCTACAAGAACATCAACGCGGAGGTGACCGACGAGAATGTCTCGGCGGTTCGCCAGCTCGTGCCGGAGTTCCTCTGCCCTTCGGATATCAGCGCAAGCATCCACCCCCAGTTCGGCCCGACGAACTACGCGGCAAGCACCGGCACCGGGGGAGTTTCGGGCACGCCCCGGACGGTCGATGGCCCGTTTGGCGTCAACAGTAGGACCCGCCCCGCAGAGATCACCGACGGCCTGGCCAAGACAATCCTGTTCTCAGAAAGCACCTTAGGCGTGCCGGGCCAAACCACCATGGATCCTCGGTACGACTACAAGATGATGTTCCAGGCGCCGCTCACCACCGCCGGTTGCAGGTCTAGCGAAACCTGGAATTACAAGGATCCGCGCGGCTTCTCATGGGCCAACGGAGAATTCCGCTGCGGCCTGTACAACCACCACGACGCGCCGAACGCATCAACGCCAGACTGTATGGGGGTGCTGCTAGCGGGCAACGATCAACAGCGTTTCACTCCGTTCGGCTGGCGGGCCGCACGCAGCCAGCACCCCAGCGGAGTCAACGCCGCCTACGCCGACGGCAGCGTCCGTTTTGTGGCGGACCACGTCGAGCTCCGAGTCTGGCGGGCGATGGCGACCATTCATGGGGATGATCTCCCCTGA